In the Kwoniella shandongensis chromosome 1, complete sequence genome, one interval contains:
- a CDS encoding dTDP-4-dehydrorhamnose reductase codes for MSQKTVVVTGASGLLGRAVAAHFIEQGDNVISLANSRADRDPHYTKLDLLDREALEGFFLNHKVDGAAERRPDVAEADPEKAAKINAAVPAHLAALANQEGFTLIYISTDYVFNGKNAPYEVDATPDPLQMYGRQKLDGEKAILAEREKGAKVTILRVPVLFGKTEYNAESAVNVIRDVVEDQSGKTYKMDAYQVRFPTNVEDVARVLYDLSHLAKPLPSILHYTSPAPALTKYDMTTIIASVLSLPIDHVIRETSPPPNATPRPENTQLSTKALKELGVDVSEKQAFADWWKEYVKAK; via the exons ATGTCACAAAAGACAGTTGTAGTCACAG GCGCAAGCGGTCTTCTCGGTCGGGCCGTTGCGGCACACTTCATCGAGCAGGGCGACAATG TCATCAGCCTTGCGAATAGTCGAGCAGATAGGGATCCTCACTATACCAAGCTTGACTTGCTAGACAGAGAAGCCTTGGAGGGTTTCTTCTTGAATCACAAGGTCGATG GTGCCGCTGAACGTCGACCCGATGTGGCCGAAGCT GATCCCGAGAAGGCAGCCAAG ATCAACGCAGCTGTTCCTGCCCATCTTGCAGCTCTGGCCAACCAAGAGGGATTCACTCTGATTTACATTTCCACAGATTACGTCTTCAATGGTAAGAA CGCGCCCTACGAGGTCGACGCGACTCCGGACCCGTTGCAAATGTACGGTCGTCAGAAGCTCGATGGGGAGAAAGCGATCTTggcagagagggagaagggtgcCAAGGTTACGATCCTGCGTGTGCCGGTCTT ATTTGGAAAGACGGAATACAATGCTGAGTCGGCTGTCAATGTCATTCGAGATG TGGTCGAGGATCAGTCGGGTAAGACATACAAGATGGACGCATATCAAGTTCGATTCCCCACGAACGTCGAAGATGTTGCCAGGGTTCTGTATGACCTGTCTC ATCTTGCCAAGCCTCTCCCATCAATCTTGCACTACACTTCCCCCGCACCGGCGCTTACAAAATACGACATGACCACCATCATCGCCTctgtcctctctcttcctatCGACCACGTCATCAGAGAGACTTCTCCCCCACCTAACGCGACGCCCCGCCCTGAGAACACCCAGTTGAGCACGAAGGCCTTGAAAGAGCTCGGCGTGGATGTTAGTGAAAAGCAAGCTTTCGCAGATTGGTGGAAGGAGTATGTCAAGGCGAAGTGA